AAGACTGGTCGAGTCCATCCCGCCGGACAGGTCCGAGCTGGTGCGGCCGGGCAGCGAAGCACGCGCGGCCACCCCGGCTTCGAGCGCGGCCCTGACCGCGGCCGCCCCTTCCCGCAACGGCAGTTCCGGCTCCGGAATGGTCCACCACGCCGAAATCCGGCAACCGCCGTCCGGTTTCATCGTCAGGTAGGCGTCCGGCGGTACCCGCTCGATGCCGTGCCACGCGCACTCGTCCTCCAACGGCCACGGTGGCGCCGTGACCATGAGGTAGCGGGCGAGCAACGACTCGTCGAGGCCCGTTCCGGCGAGTGCCGCCAGCGTTTGCGGCCGATCGGCGAGCACGGTGGTGCCGCGCACGCGTGTGTAGTAGATCTGGCAGACTGCGGAGATCGTGCCCTGCGCGCGAACCCGTCCGCCGAACGCCGCCAGCAGATGACTGCTTCCCGGCAACGCGCCGGCCAGCCGGTCGAGCTGCGAAAGGTCCTCCACGCGCTCGAGTTCCGAACGCAGTTTCGCTTCGGTGATCCCCGGCCAGCCGAGCAGCACGAGCACGCGGTCACCGATCCGGGTGGAGACGATCTCGTCGTCCCGCCATTCACCGGCGATCCATGGCCGCCCGGACGGGTACGCGATCGTCCGGGCGGACGGCTCGGCCGATTCGGCGACCGCCCGGCCGGGATCACTGTCCGGGAAAATCGTGAACTTCACTTTCAGCCTCCAGCGGCCAATGGCGGAACAGCGCCATTTTTCGACGTTCTCCGTGAAATCCCGTGCCGGCGCGGGGGCAGGGAAACACCGCACCGGCACGGGCGTTCAGCGCACGCGGATCAGCAGAAGATCAGGCACTGCTTGTTGTACTCGTATCCCCGGCCGCCGCCACCGAGGGTGACCTCGTCGAACTCACCGACGGACGTCATCGCGGGCGGCTCGTAAACCGTGTTTTCGTCGATCATCTTTCAGCTCCCAGTTCTGTGATGGGGGAATTGCGGTCAGTCGCACCAGATGAGGCAGCGCACGCCGGGCTCGAAACCCCAGCCGCGCGAACCGAGGGTCACCTTGTCGAAATCGCCGACCTCGATCAGCGCCGGCGCCTCGAACACAGTGGACTCGTTGTTCACGAAAACCAGCTCCTTCTCGCTTGGCGGGCTTTCCGCCACGAGAACGACGCTCCCACCCCGGCGTGGCAATCGCGTTGCACCGCGGTGGCAACGAATCATTCCGACCGCAGTACCGCCGCGTATTCCGCCAGTGAGAGACCGGGATTCCGGTCGGCGTGTTCGGCGGCGACGCGCAAGGTCAGCGGCAGTCCCGAACACACCCCGGCGAGTTCGATGAGGCCCTTCGATTCGACGGCACGGCGGCGCGAGCCGAGCAGTTCCCCCAGCAGGGCCGATGCCTCGTCCGCACTGAGCGGCGCGAGTTCGAGTCGTTCCGCGCCGGCGGAGGTGGTCAGCCCCGGCAAGGTGTCGACGCTGGTGATGAGCACCACGTGCGCCCCGCCGGGCAGCAGCGGCCGCACCTGTTCGGCGCTGAGCGCGTTGTCCAGTACCAGCAACATCCTCCGGCCCGCCAGCAGAGTCCGGAACAGGGCGCTCCTGGCGTTCACACCGGAGGGCAGGCGAGCGGTGCCGCCGATCCCGGCGAGGAGGATCTCCAGCGCTTCCAGCGTGCTGAGACCGGTGAGATCCACGTACAGCTCACCGTCGGGGAAACGGTCCTGGTGTCTTCGTCCCCAGCGCGTCACGAGGGCGGTCTTGCCGACCCCGGGCGGTCCGCTGATGACGACCGGTGCGGACCGCTCCTCGTCCAGGCGCGAAAGTTCGCGCTCACGCCCGACGAAGCGGGGCACTTCAGGCGGTAGCTGGTGCGGCCGCACCAGCGGGACGGCCGCTTCCGGTCCGTCGGCGAGGATGCGCCGGTGCAGTTCGCGCAGCCGGGCGCCCGGGTCGGCGCCCAGGTTCTCGGCGAGGACGG
The genomic region above belongs to Amycolatopsis sp. YIM 10 and contains:
- a CDS encoding lasso RiPP family leader peptide-containing protein; translation: MAESPPSEKELVFVNNESTVFEAPALIEVGDFDKVTLGSRGWGFEPGVRCLIWCD
- a CDS encoding BTAD domain-containing putative transcriptional regulator yields the protein MLLFRVRLLGTFEIERTDESVEIIAMPAGRLRALFSALALRPGRPVSMTEIADRLWDDEPPPGARTTIRGYIKRLRRLLDVPAEPSVISSGQHGYRLEMDPEHIDLHRFRALLTRAAAATGTDDEPALLREALALWRGPAFCDVSSASLHREVVPALHEQYHEAVHRRIECDLAAGAAADVIAELRHLVSENPLREGFWAQLMRALHDAGRPAEALAAYERCRTVLAENLGADPGARLRELHRRILADGPEAAVPLVRPHQLPPEVPRFVGRERELSRLDEERSAPVVISGPPGVGKTALVTRWGRRHQDRFPDGELYVDLTGLSTLEALEILLAGIGGTARLPSGVNARSALFRTLLAGRRMLLVLDNALSAEQVRPLLPGGAHVVLITSVDTLPGLTTSAGAERLELAPLSADEASALLGELLGSRRRAVESKGLIELAGVCSGLPLTLRVAAEHADRNPGLSLAEYAAVLRSE
- a CDS encoding lasso RiPP family leader peptide-containing protein; protein product: MIDENTVYEPPAMTSVGEFDEVTLGGGGRGYEYNKQCLIFC